From one Macrobrachium nipponense isolate FS-2020 chromosome 37, ASM1510439v2, whole genome shotgun sequence genomic stretch:
- the LOC135209015 gene encoding ribonuclease Y-like, with amino-acid sequence MEIIVRDAREILGESSGKMFENKETWWFSEEVKDATKQKKEAKKRWEGTQVEEDWMAYKEANKLAKKTVATAKDRAYDQLYKELDTKERQGKIFKLARMRNKSTKDITHIGQIKDKDENVLRNERHMQRIWEEYFEALLNEENER; translated from the coding sequence ATGGAAATAATAGTGAGGGATGCTAGAGAAATATTGGGTGAGAGTAGTGGCAAGATGTTCGAAAATAAGGAAACATGGTGGTTCAGTGAAGAAGTGAAGGatgcaacaaagcaaaagaaagaagcaaagaaaaggTGGGAGGGCACCCAAGTGGAAGAGGACTGGATGGCCTATAAGGAAGCAAATAAGTTAGCAAAGAAAACTGTAGCAACTGCTAAGGATAGAGCATATGATCAGCTTTACAAAGAGCTAGATACCAAGGAAAGGCAAGGAAAGATTTTTAAACTAGCACGCATGAGAAATAAGAGTACCAAGGATATAACACACATAGGACAGATTAAGGATAAGGATGAAAATGTACTGAGAAATGAGAGACACATGCAAAGGATatgggaagaatattttgaggccttattgaatgaagaaaatgaaagatga
- the LOC135209016 gene encoding uncharacterized protein LOC135209016, which translates to MVENCTVNIFSAYAPQIGCSDEEKDHFWSDLVEEMEKVPADERCLVGGDLKGCVGQNNHVISHIHGGYGYDERNAEGERIVDFAVSKQQEHLVTYKSGGRSSQIDYLMYKRKDLREVKDCKVIPGDHVSVQHRLVVMDLVMEIEQIRKKKMQGPKGLNGLS; encoded by the coding sequence ATGGTTGAAAATTGCACTGTTAACATCTTTAGTGCATATGCACCCCAGATAGGATGTtcagatgaagagaaagatcACTTCTGGTCGGACTTAGTGGAGGAAATGGAAAAGGTACCAGCAGATGAAAGATGCCTAGTCGGAGGAGATCTGAAAGGGTGCGTAGGCCAGAATAACCATGTGATCAGCCATATACATGGTGGGTATGGTTATGATGAAAGAAATGCAGAGGGTGAAAGAATAGTTGATTTTGCTGTGTCCAAGCAGCAAGAACATCTAGTTACATACAAAAGCGGTGGAAGGTCCAGCCAGATAGATTACTTGATGTATAAGAGGAAAGATTTACGTGAGGTAAAAGATTGTAAGGTCATACCAGGAGACCATGTGAGTGTGCAACATCGTTTGGTAGTGATGGACTTGGTTATGGAAATtgaacaaataaggaagaaaaaaatgcaggggCCAAAAGGATTAAATGGTTTAAGCTGA